In Polaribacter sp. L3A8, a genomic segment contains:
- a CDS encoding SRPBCC family protein: MNINGNTVTIEKPTEEVFTFFTDLKNFEGLMPENIQKFEVDGDSFIFGLPGMPEIRLVLKEKTEFSNITLGAASSKLPFTLAADINEVSENKTEVSLKFNGDFNAMMSMMIKKPLTKFVDTLTENIGKL, translated from the coding sequence ATGAATATTAACGGAAATACAGTTACCATAGAAAAACCTACCGAAGAAGTATTTACTTTTTTTACAGATTTAAAGAATTTTGAAGGATTAATGCCTGAGAATATTCAAAAGTTTGAAGTAGATGGAGATTCTTTTATCTTTGGATTACCAGGCATGCCAGAAATTAGATTGGTGTTAAAAGAAAAAACTGAGTTTTCTAACATTACATTAGGTGCAGCAAGTAGTAAATTACCTTTTACTTTAGCGGCAGATATTAATGAGGTATCAGAAAATAAAACAGAAGTATCTTTAAAATTTAATGGTGATTTTAATGCAATGATGTCTATGATGATTAAAAAACCATTGACAAAATTTGTAGATACACTTACAGAAAATATAGGGAAGCTTTAA
- the pyrE gene encoding orotate phosphoribosyltransferase: MILNKDTAKKTAELLLQIKAIKLSPNDPFNWASGWKSPIYCDNRITLSYPPVRVFLKEEIAKIVELEYGKPDVIAGVATGAIAIGVLVAQELGVPFIYVRPEPKKHGRKNQIEGHLDSGQNVVVIEDLISTGNSSLNSVEALKEAGAVVKGMVAIFSYGFDVATKNFEDKNVRLTTLSNYENLLEQALDSNYITDKELITLNDWRKSPSTWKQ, translated from the coding sequence ATGATTTTAAACAAAGATACGGCAAAAAAAACAGCTGAACTTTTATTGCAAATAAAAGCAATAAAGTTAAGTCCAAATGATCCCTTTAATTGGGCGTCAGGTTGGAAATCTCCAATTTATTGTGATAACAGAATAACGCTATCCTATCCTCCAGTTCGTGTTTTTTTAAAAGAAGAAATAGCAAAGATTGTAGAGTTAGAATACGGTAAACCAGATGTAATTGCTGGTGTTGCTACAGGTGCAATTGCAATTGGAGTTTTAGTTGCTCAAGAATTAGGAGTTCCTTTTATTTATGTAAGGCCAGAGCCAAAAAAACATGGTAGAAAGAACCAAATTGAAGGGCATTTAGACAGCGGGCAAAATGTTGTGGTTATTGAAGATTTAATAAGTACTGGTAATAGTAGCTTAAACTCGGTAGAAGCTTTAAAAGAAGCGGGTGCAGTTGTTAAAGGTATGGTTGCAATTTTTTCTTATGGATTTGATGTGGCTACAAAGAATTTTGAAGACAAAAACGTGCGATTAACTACTTTAAGTAATTACGAAAACTTGTTAGAACAAGCTTTAGATAGTAATTATATTACAGATAAAGAGTTGATAACATTAAACGATTGGAGAAAGAGCCCAAGTACCTGGAAACAATAA
- a CDS encoding NUDIX hydrolase, which produces MYKVFVNDSPIIITSSTKKENIFPVYSFKNIVFDEIIQQLSNKELQGINLYSTDLENDWKSFLSNIKVIPAAGGLVLNPKNEILFIFRNGVWDLPKGWIEKGETIEIAAIREVKEECGIANLHITKPLITTYHIYFHKGMKLKQTYWFLMTSKYKKELIPQTEEGITQVAFKNEAETKDALTNSYANIQLVYDTYKEG; this is translated from the coding sequence ATGTATAAAGTTTTTGTAAATGATAGCCCAATAATTATCACTTCTTCTACAAAAAAAGAAAATATTTTTCCTGTTTACAGTTTTAAGAATATTGTTTTTGATGAAATCATTCAACAATTAAGCAATAAAGAACTACAAGGTATTAACTTATATTCAACTGACTTAGAGAATGATTGGAAATCTTTTTTAAGTAATATCAAGGTAATTCCCGCCGCAGGCGGATTAGTACTAAATCCCAAAAATGAAATCTTATTTATTTTTAGAAATGGTGTTTGGGATTTACCAAAAGGTTGGATTGAAAAAGGCGAAACTATAGAAATAGCTGCTATTAGAGAGGTTAAAGAAGAATGTGGTATTGCTAACCTACACATTACAAAGCCCTTAATTACTACCTATCATATTTATTTTCATAAAGGGATGAAGCTAAAACAAACCTATTGGTTTTTAATGACTTCTAAGTATAAGAAAGAATTAATACCGCAAACAGAAGAAGGAATTACCCAAGTTGCCTTTAAAAACGAAGCAGAAACCAAAGATGCTCTAACAAATTCTTACGCCAATATTCAATTAGTGTACGATACTTACAAAGAAGGATAG
- a CDS encoding SulP family inorganic anion transporter, producing MTEFIRKILPNAKDDVLAGITVSLAMIPEVVAFAFVAQISPIVALFGAFVVGIISASFGGRPGLISGAAGAVAVIFVHMIQEGHAKGLLFDNPVENMGYFYLLAAVVLMGIIQIFAGVFKLGKFVRLIPHPVMMGFVNGLAIVIFMAQLGMFKENKKDFFGQNMRKTESKELVYNVSNNQVKDLMSDTVLFTIDGKSVKNSATNQEVFFVSDGQVFDVKTKKVVFNASDEGFYAVKDSGVVKTTMQGESLYIMIGLVLLTMFIVWGLPKLTTKIPAALTAILIVTLISIFTGLGSINVGDFIRDGGGAGLNGIAELSKNLNVLELWSNLPFNLDTLKFIAPYAFLAASVGLIETLMTMNLVDELTESRGNGNKECIAQGAGNIVSGAFGGTGGCGMIGQTVININAGGRGRLSGIMMALTLLTFILFADKYIEQVPIAALVGVMFMMVIETFAWSSFRILKKIPMSDAAVLIIVSAVTVFFDLAIAVFVGVIISALSFAWTSAKKIRARKRFKADGTKIYEIWGPLFFGSITAFNEKFDIKNDPEVVEIDFVEARVTDHSAIEAIFNLVEKYQAAGKKITLKHLSEDCKLILYKSSPVFTDVILEDIDDPRYHLAANPEDFPKPLGEYKF from the coding sequence ATGACTGAGTTTATTAGAAAAATATTACCAAATGCAAAAGATGATGTCCTTGCAGGAATAACCGTTTCCCTAGCAATGATACCAGAAGTTGTGGCTTTTGCCTTTGTAGCGCAAATAAGCCCAATAGTTGCTTTGTTTGGTGCTTTTGTAGTGGGAATTATTTCTGCTAGTTTTGGAGGAAGACCTGGTTTAATCTCTGGAGCAGCAGGTGCAGTGGCTGTTATTTTTGTACATATGATACAAGAAGGACACGCAAAAGGCTTGTTATTTGACAATCCTGTAGAAAACATGGGGTACTTTTATCTCTTAGCTGCCGTAGTGTTAATGGGAATTATACAAATATTTGCAGGTGTCTTTAAACTAGGAAAATTTGTACGTTTAATTCCGCACCCAGTAATGATGGGCTTTGTAAACGGTTTGGCCATTGTTATTTTTATGGCACAATTAGGAATGTTTAAAGAGAATAAGAAAGATTTCTTCGGACAAAATATGCGTAAAACCGAATCGAAAGAATTGGTCTATAATGTATCTAACAACCAAGTAAAAGACTTAATGTCTGATACCGTTTTATTTACTATTGATGGAAAATCCGTAAAAAATAGTGCTACAAACCAAGAAGTATTTTTTGTTTCTGATGGACAAGTTTTTGACGTTAAAACTAAAAAAGTAGTTTTTAATGCTTCGGATGAAGGCTTTTATGCTGTAAAAGATAGTGGTGTTGTAAAAACTACCATGCAAGGAGAATCCTTATATATAATGATTGGTTTGGTGTTATTAACCATGTTCATTGTTTGGGGCTTACCTAAATTAACTACAAAAATACCTGCTGCATTAACAGCTATTTTAATTGTTACTTTAATTTCAATCTTTACCGGATTGGGCTCTATTAATGTTGGCGATTTTATTAGAGATGGTGGTGGCGCAGGTTTAAACGGAATTGCAGAACTTTCTAAAAATTTAAACGTTTTAGAATTGTGGAGCAACCTTCCTTTTAATTTAGATACCTTAAAGTTTATTGCTCCTTATGCCTTTTTAGCGGCATCAGTTGGTTTAATAGAAACCTTGATGACCATGAATTTAGTGGACGAATTAACAGAATCTAGAGGTAACGGAAACAAGGAATGTATTGCGCAAGGTGCCGGAAACATTGTTAGTGGTGCTTTTGGTGGAACTGGTGGTTGTGGTATGATCGGACAAACCGTAATTAATATTAATGCTGGCGGACGTGGACGTTTATCGGGTATTATGATGGCATTAACACTATTAACTTTTATTTTATTTGCTGATAAATATATAGAACAAGTACCCATTGCAGCGCTTGTTGGTGTTATGTTTATGATGGTTATAGAAACTTTTGCTTGGTCTAGTTTTAGAATTTTAAAGAAAATACCAATGTCTGATGCTGCGGTTTTAATCATTGTTTCTGCAGTAACCGTTTTCTTTGATTTAGCCATTGCAGTATTTGTAGGGGTTATTATTTCTGCTTTATCTTTTGCTTGGACAAGTGCTAAGAAAATTAGAGCTAGAAAACGTTTTAAAGCCGACGGAACAAAAATTTACGAAATTTGGGGACCTCTTTTCTTTGGAAGTATTACTGCTTTTAATGAGAAGTTTGATATAAAAAATGATCCTGAAGTAGTAGAAATAGATTTTGTAGAAGCTCGTGTAACAGATCATTCTGCCATAGAAGCTATTTTTAATTTGGTTGAAAAATACCAAGCTGCAGGTAAAAAGATTACGCTAAAACATTTAAGTGAAGATTGTAAACTTATTTTATACAAATCGAGTCCTGTTTTTACGGATGTTATTTTAGAAGATATCGATGATCCGCGTTATCATTTAGCAGCGAATCCTGAAGATTTTCCTAAACCATTAGGTGAGTATAAGTTTTAG
- a CDS encoding HNH endonuclease, producing the protein MEKERKVKVRVNQSFFRSTVLSSYDFKCCLTGIDIPELLVASHIIPWSIDTKNRLNPQNGLCLNNLHDNAFDKGLITFDSNFKLILSSELKDSKSEKVKIYFHKLEGKALVLPKRFIPNVHFLEYHNQNIFKL; encoded by the coding sequence GTGGAAAAAGAAAGAAAGGTAAAAGTACGTGTAAATCAATCCTTCTTTAGAAGTACAGTTTTATCTTCTTATGATTTTAAATGTTGCTTAACAGGAATAGATATACCTGAATTATTAGTTGCGAGCCATATTATTCCTTGGTCAATAGATACAAAAAACAGATTGAACCCTCAGAATGGTTTATGTCTTAATAATTTACATGACAATGCATTTGATAAAGGCCTTATTACTTTTGATTCAAATTTTAAACTGATATTATCAAGTGAATTAAAGGATAGTAAAAGTGAGAAAGTGAAAATTTATTTTCATAAATTAGAAGGAAAAGCACTTGTACTTCCTAAAAGATTTATTCCAAATGTACATTTTTTAGAATACCATAATCAAAACATATTTAAGTTATGA